The DNA segment CTTCGGGGCGGCCTACATCGCGCCGACCTATGCGCTGCCCATCCTGGCGAGCCTGCTCGTGATTCTCGTCGTCTGGACCGGTGTCCAGATCATGTTCTCCGGCCGCTGGGACGTCACCGAGGTGATCAGCACCGTGCTGCTGGCCGGCTTTCCCGTGATGATCCTGTCCACCTATGGCGGCACCGGGACCGGCGGCGCCGCGATCTGGGGCGACGAGTCGCTGCCGCGGCTGGTCGGCTCGCTCGGCGAGGACTTCTCCGACAACATGGTCCGCACCGCCTGGGCCCGCGCTCAGGGGGTCGTCCAGTCCGGTTTCCGGCTGCTCAGCGCGAGCGCCTCGGCCGAGGACCACGAGGAAGCGACCGAGTCGGAGGACACCGACGACCCGGGCTTCGTCGAGGGTTGGCTGCAGAGGTTCGTCTACCTCGTCTTCTTCGTCCTGCTCGTGGCGATCGGGCTGCTGCCCATGCTGGTCGCCTACTTCTCGTACCTGTGGGGTTATCTGAGCCTCATCGTGGCCACGCTGGTCGGCCCGGTCTTCGTGCCCTGGATTCTGCTGCCGCAGACCAACTTCATCTTCTGGGGCTGGCTGCGCGCCCTCGTCTCGTCGACCGTCCAGCTGATGGTCGGCGGCGCGGTATTCGCGCTGGTCGTCTCGTTGATGATTGCGCCGTTCGAGCGCTACGTGAACCGCCTCGACCAGATGCAGCGTACGACCGGCGACCAGTCCCTGCCGGGGATGCTGCTCGACGGCGGCTCGATGATCTTCGAGCTGCTGCCGCTGGCGGTGGTCTCCTGGCTCGCCGCCGGCAAGGTCTCCGAGCTGACCGCCATGATCCTCAGCGGCGGCTCGATGCCGTCGTCCGGCCTGTCGGGACGTGCCGAGGCGCTGCAGTCCAACGTGCGCAAGGCGGGCACCGCCGGCCTCGGCGCCGCCCACGGCGCCGCCCGAGGCTACGGCTACGCGCGGGACCGGGGACGCGCCGTGATGAGCGTCCTGACGAGGGGCGGGAAGTGATCGGGGCCCGGCGCCGGCGGCTCGCCCTGGCCGGGCTCCTGCTCGCCGCCGCGCCGGCACCGGTGGCGGCGCAGGACTTCGGCGATTGCCTCGCCGAGCCCGGCCGCTTCCTGGCCGAGACCGAGCAGGCCGTCGCCGACCGGCCTGCCGGGTGGTTCGGCGATCCCCGCCGGGCGCTCACCGACGCCTACCAGTGCGCGCTCGTCCACGCCGAGAACGAGGTGGTCCCCGAGGTGCGCGGGTGGTTCCTCGGTCTGACCATCGTGCTGGTCGTCTGGACCGGCATCCAGATCCAGTTCGGCTGGTTCGACATCGGCCGGCTCGTCTCGGTGGTCATGCTGCTCGGCTTGGCCTGGTTCGTATTCGAGAACTACTACTCGCCCACCCCTGTGCTCGGCGGCAACAACCGGGGCTTCGCCCACTTCATCGTCCAGGGGGGCCAGGTCATCGGCGACGACCTGATCGCGTCGGCCGACGACGTGTTCCTGGAGGCGGTTCGCGCCGCGCGCCGCGATCTGAATACCGAGACCCGCACGGCCGATAGCATCTTCAGTTCCCGCGCGGCCGGGGTCGCCTTCGCGGCGACCGTGCTCGCAGGGGCCGGCGTCGGCGCCGGCGCGGGCGGCAAGGTGGGCGCCGGGGCCGGCACCTTCGTCGGCGGGCCCGTCGGCACGCTGGTCGGCGCGGTGGGCGGCGCCGTGGCCGGCGGCGTCACCGGCGCCGCGCTGGCCGCATGGAGCGCGTGGCAGGTGTCCGAGGACTGGTTCGCCTACCAGATGCGCATCTTCATGGTCACCTCCATCAAGTGGCTCGGCCTGCTGGCGATGTGGCTCATCTACTGGATGATCATGGCTCAGTACCTCTGGGGCATGGCGTCGCTCTCGCTGCTGTCGCTGATCGGCCCGATCTTCATCCCCTTCATTCTGCTGCCGCAGAGCGACTGGCTGTTCTGGGGCTGGCTGAAGGCGCTCATCCAGGCGACCTTCCACATGATCACGTCCGCCGCGCTCTACGCCGTCGTCGCCGTCGTGCTGGTCACGCCGCTGGAGCGCTTGCGCCACCTGCCGCTCCCGGCCGATCCGGGCGGCGCGGCCGGCGTGGCCGAGTTCTCGCTGTCGCTGCTGCTGGGCGGCTTCCCCACCCTGGTCATGAGCTTTCTCGCCGCGCTGCAGGTCGGCTCCCTGTCGGGCGCGCTGCTGTCGGGCGGCGCCCTGCCCGGGGCCGGGCTCGCCGGGCGTGTCGGCCAGGCCCTGGCCGGCGCCCGGGCGGCGACCTCGCGCTTCATCCCGCAGCCCGCTCAAATGAGCGGCGAGGCGGGGCTGGCCATCGAGGCCGCCAAGAGGCGCGCCGGCGCCACGGGCGCCGCGGCGGGAGGCGCCGGGAGCGGCGCCGGATGGACCGGCAGCACGGTTGCGCAGCGCACCGCGCGCGAGTTGGCTTCCACCCGCGCCCTGCGGCAGATGTACCGCCAGGCGGGCCAGGCTTCGAGCGCCGAGCGGGAGCTCGCCGTCTATCGCCAGTGGGGCGAGCGCATCGGCCGTTTCCAGCGGCTCGAGCACAAGGCCATCACCGAGGGCAGGGATCCGTTCTCGGTCGGTCAGCGCAAGCTCTAGGGTTTCGTCGTCATGGGCCGACGCCGGGATGTGTCGGCGGATTTGGACGTTCGCTTCTTGTCGGGGGAGGCATCATCCGTGGCTGACTCTGGGACAACAGGCGTTCTGACGGAACTGACGGCCGCCGCCGAGCGCGACGGCTACCTCACCCTGGACGACGTGGCACAGGCGCTGGGGACCGATGTCCGCGACGAGGCGGTCGTCCACATGGTGTCGGAGCTGGTGGTGGCGGGCGTCGAGGTGGCGGGCGACGACCTGTCGGCCGACGTCGGCCGGATCGCCCCGGCCGCCGCCCGCGGTCTCGATCCGACGCGCGCCTACTACCGCGAGATTGGCCGGCGGAGCTTGCTCGACAAGGAGGGCGAGGTGCGGCTCGCCCGGCGCATCAGCCGCGCCGACGCCCAGGTCGTGCGCGCGCTCAGCCGCAGCATCGTCGCCGCGTCCTGGATCCGCGATCTCGTTCGGACGGTCTTCACTTCCGAGCGCTCGGTGTGGCGGGTGGTGGATCCGCCGGGGCTGGAGCCCACGGCGGACGATGCCGCCGAGGCCCGCGAGCGCCTGCGCGTCGGCATCGTGGTGCTCGAGGCCCAACTTCGCGGGTTCGACAGGCTGTCCGCCCGCCTCGCGCGCCGGCGCGCCGGCCGCCGTTCGGTGTCCGGTCCGGAGCTGCGCCTGCTCCATCGGGCCCGCGTGCGCGTCTCGCGGGCGGTGCGTGCCCTGCGACCCGCGCGGGCCGTCTGGTCGCGCGCCGGCGATCAGGTGGAGCTGGCGTGGCACCGGTGGATGACCTCCCGGGCCGTGCACTTGCGGTTCGACGGCCCAGGGCGTTCCCTCGGGCGCGTGCTCGTCGAGCGGCGCGATCCGCGGCTGGCGCCCAAGGGCATTCCCGACCCGCCGGAAGTCCTGCTGGTGCTGCGCCGGCGTCATCAGGCCGCCGCCCGGGCGGGCCGGGTCGCGCGCGCCGCGCTGATGGAGGCGAATCTCCGGCTCGTCGTCAAGCTCGCCCATCGCTGGCACCGGCCCGCTTCCGGGCTCATGCTCTCGGACCTCGTGCAGGAAGGGAACATCGGCCTGATGCGGGCCGTCGAGAAGTTCGACGCCACCAAGGGCTTCAAGTTCTCCACCTACGCCACCTGGTGGATCCGGCAGGCGATCACGCGCGCGCTCATGGAGCAGTCGCGCACGGTGCGGGTTCCCGGCCATCTGCAGGAAGCCGCCCAGAGGGTCCGCAACGCCGAGCTCGAGCTCGGCCGGCAACTCGACCGCCCGCCCTCGGCGGCGGAGGTCTCGACCTACGCGTCGCTCTCCGAGGACATGGTCGAGCGCATCGTCCATGTGCCGCAGGGGGAGCAATCGCTCGACGAGCCGCTGCGCAACAACAGCTTCGAGGACTCCGATACGGTCGGCACCCGGATCGAGGACCCGGCATCGCCGGATCCGCAGGCGTCGACCGAGGCGCTGGAGCTGCGCGCGGCGGTGGACACGGTGCTCGAAGCGGCGCTCACGTCCCGCGAGCGGCGCGTCGTGCTGCGGCGCTTCGGCCTCGACCGCCGGCAAGTCTCCAAGCCCCTGGAGAAGGAGCTCGGTGTCAGCCGCGACGACCTTCGGCGGTTGGAGTCGAGCGCGATGGAGAAGCTCCGCCACCCGGCGGTTTTGCGCCGTCTGGCTCCCTACAGGGAGCTACTGCCTGTCCCCCGGGCATGACTGCCCCGCTGCTCGTCCGGACTTGCTCTTCTTGAACGGGCCGCCCGTGTCCGTACCAGCATCCCGGCGCTTCCGATCCCCTTGTGGGATCCGACTGTACCGGCCGGTCGGAGGCCGTCGGTAGACTTCCGGCGCATCGCCCTCGGTGCGGGGGCTTGGTCGGGTTCGGTCGCCAAGGGGATGGTGGGGTCGTGCCGCCTACGACACATGCCGAGGAGTTTTCCGACATTTTGTCGGAGTCGATTCACGCCGGGCGCTGGTTCCGCGCGATGACGGTGTTCCTCGCGCTGGTGACCCTGATACTGGTCGTCGCGGTCGTCCTCCTGCTGTCCGAGCCGGCCCCGGCGCCGCTCGTCGTGCGCGTCGACGAGGTGGGGCGCGCCGAGGTGGTCGACTACAACGTCGACCGCGCGACGGCGGATCAGGGCGATCCGGTGGTTCCCTACTTCCTCACGACGTTCGTCACGAACCACTATGCGCGGCGGCACGGGCTCGGCGCCGAGCGCTGGCAGCTCAGCCACCACTTCCTGACCCCGCAACTGTCCCAGGAGGCGCTGGCCCGCGATCGGGCCGAGCTGACCGAATTCGTCGCGTCGGCGGGCCAGCTCCCCGAGCAGCACGTCGAGAACATCTCGGTGCGGATCATTCCGCAGCCGGAGCCGCCCTTCCGCGCGGAGGTCTTCTTCGATCGGGTAGAGCGCTTCTACGAGACCGAGATCGGCCGGGTCGGCGTCATTCTGTCGCTGCAGTTCGTCTTCGCCGACAGCGTGCCTCCCGAGTCGGTCCTGATCAACCCGCTGGGAATCGTCATCACGTACCTGGAGTCCGAGGAGGCGGTGGTCGGAGCTGCGCCGTCTCCCTGATCAACGGCGGCCGCAATGTCCGTTCCCTTCGCCTCTCCCTATCTCGACCCGGACCGCAGGCCGCCGACGGTGGAGCCGGCACGCGTGCAGGCGCTTTGCGACGAGGGCGTCGAGCCCCTGCAGGCCCGCTTCGCGGCGCTCGTGATGCATCTGGGCGGGCTGTTCATGCGCGATCACGTCGACGAGTGGCTCTCGCGCCACTGGAAGACGTTTCCGGACAAGGGCGACGAGCGCAAACGCGAATCGTTCCGGATGCACTTCCTGCAGCCTCTGTACCAGCCTGTCGGTCGGCGCAAGGCGCTTGCCGTCACGCGCTGCCTGCCGGGGAAGGTGGTGGAGCCCCGGTACGGGCACTTCTGCTCGCGCCACTTCTACGGGGTCCTCGGGCTGCCGCACTGCCGCTACGCGCGCAACGACGACGAGCGGTCCGACAGGCGCGTGCAGCGGCTGCTCGCGTTCGACTACATGGTCGAGCACCCGGAGTACACCTGGTACTGCCTCTCGCAGGCGCGCGAGGCGCTCTTTCGCTCGCTGCGGCTGCCCGAGTCGGTCCTGCCGGCGCGCGACTACCGCGGCCGCCACAATGCGGCCCCCACGGTTCGCGTGCCGTTCGTGCACCACGTTCCGGTGGGGGTGGGCGACTGGAACGTGGTGTTCGTCGTTCCGTTTCCGCATGCCGGCGGCGGCTCGCTGCCGCAGGTCTGCAGGACCCATCGCCGCCTGTGGCAGGCGCTTCGCGCCCGGGGGTTTCGGGTCACGGTCGTCGTCGCGGTCAAGGACAACACGCCGCTGCCGAACCTGATTCAGGGGCAGGGCCCGACGCGGGCCGACGAGGAAGCGCTCGTCTACGGCGTCTGGCGCTACGTGTTGCAGCTTGCCGTCGAGTTCCGGGACGCGGAAATCCTCGCCGCGCAAGGCGGGACCGACGGCGTACGCCGTTCCTACGAGAACGCGCTCCGCCGCGTCGATCGGCTCGTCAAGGCCGTTCCGGCCGCGCCGATGGAGATCCGGCACCACGTGAGCCGGTGCGTGGCGAACGCGCCCTACTCCGAACTGCGGGGGGCGGGCTCGTGAGCCGCAGCCTGCCGTCGCAACTCTCGGCGGCGGTCATCGTCGGGATGGCCTCGTGGCTGATCGAGCCGTTGCCGGCACCGGACCCGGACGCGCATCCGATTCTGGTGATCGTCAGGGCGCAGTCGCCGGTCCTCTACGGGAGCTTCCGGTTCCTGTCGGTGGTCGGTCCGGCTTTCGTCTTCTTCATCGCCCTGCGGGTGGCGCAGGCGGTCATAAGCGTCTGGATGCAGCGGCTCGTCGACATGCGGACGCGCGGGAAGCTGCCGCCCTGGCCGTTGGACCCGCACGACGAGGGTCCCGCCGTGGTCATCGGCGAGGTGCATCACAAGACCCGCTACGGCGAGGCCTCTCATCCGAAGTGGTGCGTCATCCCGGAGAAGGGGCTCTACACGGGCCTGGCGATCTTCGGCGCGGTGGGGACAGGCAAGACCACCTCGTGCATGCGGCCTTTCACCCGCCAGCTTCTCCACTGGCAGAAGGACAGTCCGGAAAAGCGCTGCGCGATGCTGCTGCTGGAGGTCAAGGGCGACTTCTGCTACCAGGTCCAGGAGATGCTCGAGGAGTGCGGCCGGATGGACGACTACATGGAGATCACGCTGGCCGAGAACGGCTGGCAGTGGAACCCGATGCACGCTCCCTGGATCGACAGCTACTCGCTCGCCTACACGGTGGCCTCGGTGATGACCCAGTTGTGGGGCAAGGGAAAGGAACCCTTCTGGCAGCAGTCCTACGTGAACCTGATGCGGTGGATCATCGAGATCCACCGCTCGTTCCCCGACCCGTGGTTCACGTTCGCGGACATCTATCACGCGATGCTCGACCAGGAGGCCCTGGGAGAGCTCGTCAGCCGCAACCACCGGCAGACGTACGACAAGTACGCCTTCACGGTCGAGATCGAGGAGCACCTGTTCGTCAAGCACGAGCAACGCATCAAGCGGATTCGAGTCACGCGCGCCGATGTCGAAGAGGCCGCCCGGCTGCCGCCGAAGCCGGACGGGACCCTTCCCTACACCCCGTCCGCCGGTCTGCTTGCGGACGGGGCCGACGAGGGGTCCCTCGACTTGCCCGACTGGGAGCTGGCGCGCGGGCGCTACGTCGCCAAGCTCAACGACGTCGAGTTCAACGCGCTCGGGTGGGAGCTGTCCAAGGAGCCGGAGACCGTCGCGTTCAGCCAACAGAAGGTCAGCGCTCCGAGCGGCGCCGAGCTGCTCCTGACGAAGGAGATCGGCATCTGGTACCACACCGAGTGGCTGCGCCTGGACCAGAAGCTGCGCTCGTCGATCATCGCGGGCCTGTCCGTGTTTCTCGGAATCTTCGTGGTGCCCGAGACGGCCGGCATCTTCTGTCCGCGGAAGCCGTCGGAGATGACGCCGGCCGAACGCGAGCGCCTGCTGCCGCCTCTCGACGAGCTGATCGAGTCCGGGAGGGTGCTGGCGCTGAACATGCCGAGCGGGGCCAATCCCGCGCTGGCCCGCACCGCCGGCGTGATGCTCAAGCAGGCGTGGCTCAGCACGCTGCTGCTGCGCCCGAAGCGGATGCGGGAGGACGAGGCCCGCGTCAGGGAGAAGGGCGGCGACCCGTTCTACTGGCGGCCGGCGGTCTTCGTCTGCGACGAGTACCAGGCCTTCGTGACCAGCGGCGAGGACGACCCGGGCGGGGACGAGAAGGCGTTCGCACTGACGCGCCAATCGCGCTGCATCCCGATCGTCGCCACGCAGTCGATTACGTCGCTGAAGGCCGTCCTCGGCGAGGGCGAGGCATGGCGGGCGCTGCTGCAGACGCTGCGCTCGCGGATCTTCTTCTCGCTCGGCGACGACTTCTCCCAGAAGACCGCCTCCGACCTGCTCGGCCAGGTCAACCGGATGCGCGCGTCGTTCTCCCTGAGCGAGAACACCGGGAGAGCCTTCGCCTCATTGCTCACCGGCAAGGTCGGCGGCGGCACGGCGTCGGCCGGGATCTCGAAGTCCTACTCCGAGAAGCGCGAGCCGCTGTTCCACCCGCGCGATCTGAGCCTGCTCGACACCTGTCAGGCCGTGTGCCAGATCTTCGACGGGCGGAGGGTGCGCGACGCGCACCGGGTCTACCTGAAGCCCGACTTCCTGCCGCGCGATCTGCCCTACTTCCGGGCGCGAGAGCGGGGCGATCTCTGAGCCGGCCAGCCCGGCCGGCCCGCGGCCGCTAGCCTTCCGTCGTTCGGGCGCCTTCGCCGGGTCGGTCTCGTGCTCACACTGGTTCACTCGCAGATCGCGGTCGCGAATCTGACGTCGTACTTCCCGCCGTTGGCCCCGCTCCTCGAGGACGACGCGGTCACCGAGATCATGGTGGTCAGCGGCAAGCACGGCGTGCTGGTCTTCTACGAGCGGCTGGGCCAACTCCACGAGACCGACTACGGCAAGCAGTCCCTGCGCGACGTCGAGGGGTTGATCATGGCGATCACCCGCCCGCTGGGGAAGAACGCCAACAAGATGCCGCTGGTCGACGCGCGTCTGGCGGACGGCTCGCGCGTGGCGCTGTGCGTCCAGCCGGCGACGCCCTATCCGTGCGTCACCATCCGGCGGTTCTCGAAGACCGAGTTCACGGCGCAGGACCTGGTGCGCATGGGTTCGCTGCCGCAGCCCGTGCTGGACGTGGTGGCCGAGGCGCTGCGCGGGCGTGGCAACGTGCTCGTCGCCGGCGGGACCGGGAGCGGCAAGACGACGCTGCTCAATGCGCTCATCCAGCTCTTTCCCGACGAGGACCGCATCCTCGTCGTCGAGGACACGATCGAGCTGCGCGTCTCGCAGCGCAACTGCGTCCGCCTCGAGGCCCGCGACCTGGGCAGCTACCAGCTCACCGCTCGCGACATGGTCAAGCACGCGTTGAGGCACAGGCCGGATCACATCGTCATCGGGGAGATCCGCGGCGAGGAGGCGCAGGACGTCCTGCAGGCGCTCAACACCGGGCACGGCGGGAGCCTGACGACCATCCACGCCAACAACGCCGTCGACGCGCTCGTCCGGCTGGCGTCGTGCGCCGCGCAGGCCGGCGACGCCTTGCCCTGGGACATCGTGTGCAAGTCGGTGGGCATGGCCTTCTCCTACGTCGTGCACCAGGAGCGGCTGCCGGGGGGCGGGCGCGGGGTCACCGAGCTGATTCGGGTCGGGGACTACGACCGCAAGACCGGGGGCTGGGAAACCGAGTCGGTGTGGCGGCGGCCGGAGGCCGGACGCCGCGTCCGGACCCCGCTTCCGCCCCGGGCGGCGCACCTGGATCCGGTGCGCGGCCCGGTGGCCGTGCCGGTCGGGGGCGAGCCTACCGGCGTCGACATCCATGATCCGGCGACGGTGCCGCCGCCCGCGCGGCACGGCGAGCCGTCGCCGATCGTGATGAACCGCTGGCCCCGGAGGAAGGTCCACCGGCTCTCCCAGGTGCCGGAGAACACGGGTGTGGTGCCCGCGGAACCGCCGGTGCGGGTGGTTCTGCCGGGGGACGGCCTCGCCGTTTCCGGCTCGGCCGGCGACAAGGGCGCCGGGGGCGGCCGGGCCAGTGGGCCGGCAGGCGAGCAGGCCGATGCCTGACGATGGTTCCCGGCGTCCGCGTCGAGTGGACGACGTGTTCG comes from the Acidobacteriota bacterium genome and includes:
- a CDS encoding type IV secretion system protein, which gives rise to MPAAAHAQGTGTSVAPLPDLAPVPPGSLNTPAAFSDCLRRDDPTDVNDPRHPARGPGFASISSPRRFLQNAQMCAAAFGAAYIAPTYALPILASLLVILVVWTGVQIMFSGRWDVTEVISTVLLAGFPVMILSTYGGTGTGGAAIWGDESLPRLVGSLGEDFSDNMVRTAWARAQGVVQSGFRLLSASASAEDHEEATESEDTDDPGFVEGWLQRFVYLVFFVLLVAIGLLPMLVAYFSYLWGYLSLIVATLVGPVFVPWILLPQTNFIFWGWLRALVSSTVQLMVGGAVFALVVSLMIAPFERYVNRLDQMQRTTGDQSLPGMLLDGGSMIFELLPLAVVSWLAAGKVSELTAMILSGGSMPSSGLSGRAEALQSNVRKAGTAGLGAAHGAARGYGYARDRGRAVMSVLTRGGK
- a CDS encoding sigma-70 family RNA polymerase sigma factor, with the protein product MGRRRDVSADLDVRFLSGEASSVADSGTTGVLTELTAAAERDGYLTLDDVAQALGTDVRDEAVVHMVSELVVAGVEVAGDDLSADVGRIAPAAARGLDPTRAYYREIGRRSLLDKEGEVRLARRISRADAQVVRALSRSIVAASWIRDLVRTVFTSERSVWRVVDPPGLEPTADDAAEARERLRVGIVVLEAQLRGFDRLSARLARRRAGRRSVSGPELRLLHRARVRVSRAVRALRPARAVWSRAGDQVELAWHRWMTSRAVHLRFDGPGRSLGRVLVERRDPRLAPKGIPDPPEVLLVLRRRHQAAARAGRVARAALMEANLRLVVKLAHRWHRPASGLMLSDLVQEGNIGLMRAVEKFDATKGFKFSTYATWWIRQAITRALMEQSRTVRVPGHLQEAAQRVRNAELELGRQLDRPPSAAEVSTYASLSEDMVERIVHVPQGEQSLDEPLRNNSFEDSDTVGTRIEDPASPDPQASTEALELRAAVDTVLEAALTSRERRVVLRRFGLDRRQVSKPLEKELGVSRDDLRRLESSAMEKLRHPAVLRRLAPYRELLPVPRA
- a CDS encoding type IV secretory system conjugative DNA transfer family protein, whose product is MSRSLPSQLSAAVIVGMASWLIEPLPAPDPDAHPILVIVRAQSPVLYGSFRFLSVVGPAFVFFIALRVAQAVISVWMQRLVDMRTRGKLPPWPLDPHDEGPAVVIGEVHHKTRYGEASHPKWCVIPEKGLYTGLAIFGAVGTGKTTSCMRPFTRQLLHWQKDSPEKRCAMLLLEVKGDFCYQVQEMLEECGRMDDYMEITLAENGWQWNPMHAPWIDSYSLAYTVASVMTQLWGKGKEPFWQQSYVNLMRWIIEIHRSFPDPWFTFADIYHAMLDQEALGELVSRNHRQTYDKYAFTVEIEEHLFVKHEQRIKRIRVTRADVEEAARLPPKPDGTLPYTPSAGLLADGADEGSLDLPDWELARGRYVAKLNDVEFNALGWELSKEPETVAFSQQKVSAPSGAELLLTKEIGIWYHTEWLRLDQKLRSSIIAGLSVFLGIFVVPETAGIFCPRKPSEMTPAERERLLPPLDELIESGRVLALNMPSGANPALARTAGVMLKQAWLSTLLLRPKRMREDEARVREKGGDPFYWRPAVFVCDEYQAFVTSGEDDPGGDEKAFALTRQSRCIPIVATQSITSLKAVLGEGEAWRALLQTLRSRIFFSLGDDFSQKTASDLLGQVNRMRASFSLSENTGRAFASLLTGKVGGGTASAGISKSYSEKREPLFHPRDLSLLDTCQAVCQIFDGRRVRDAHRVYLKPDFLPRDLPYFRARERGDL